In Patescibacteria group bacterium, one DNA window encodes the following:
- the recA gene encoding recombinase RecA, which translates to MTKENKEKVSEKFKAAQEAIDQIKERFGDGSIMKLGEAKRMEVESVPSGCLSLDLALGIGGMPRGRIIEIFGPEASGKTTLAQHVVAEIQKAGGIAAFVDAEHALDPEYASKIGVNIEELLISQPDTGEQALEIVETLVRSGGVDVIVVDSVAALVPKAEIEGEMGDQHMGLQARLMSQALRKLTGVISKTKTALIFINQIRHKIGIVFGNPETTTGGMALKFYSSVRIEVRRAAQIKQGDQIIGNRVKAKIVKNKVAPPFRFCEFDIMYNEGISLSGDLLDTSVVYKVINKSGNSYNYGETKLGVGRETAKRFLKENPKLMAEIRKKVISASEAAAENDENGPVAE; encoded by the coding sequence ATGACTAAAGAGAATAAAGAAAAAGTCTCAGAAAAATTTAAAGCGGCCCAGGAGGCAATCGACCAAATTAAAGAACGATTCGGCGATGGCTCAATTATGAAACTGGGAGAGGCGAAGAGAATGGAAGTTGAGTCTGTCCCCTCTGGCTGTTTATCTTTAGATTTGGCGTTGGGTATTGGCGGGATGCCGCGCGGAAGAATTATTGAAATTTTCGGTCCAGAGGCGAGTGGAAAAACGACCCTAGCTCAACATGTCGTGGCGGAAATTCAAAAAGCCGGAGGTATTGCTGCTTTTGTCGACGCCGAGCACGCTCTTGATCCAGAGTACGCTTCAAAAATCGGCGTCAATATTGAAGAACTCTTAATTTCCCAGCCTGACACAGGCGAGCAGGCTTTAGAAATTGTGGAAACCCTAGTCCGTTCTGGCGGTGTTGATGTAATCGTTGTAGATTCGGTCGCCGCGCTCGTGCCAAAAGCGGAAATTGAAGGCGAGATGGGCGATCAACATATGGGGCTTCAGGCGAGATTAATGTCGCAGGCCTTACGTAAACTGACCGGCGTTATTTCTAAAACTAAGACCGCCCTTATCTTCATTAACCAAATCAGACATAAAATCGGCATTGTTTTTGGAAACCCCGAAACCACAACCGGCGGAATGGCCCTTAAATTTTATTCTTCGGTCCGCATTGAAGTGCGCCGCGCCGCGCAAATAAAACAAGGCGATCAAATTATCGGCAACCGAGTCAAAGCAAAAATTGTAAAAAACAAGGTCGCGCCTCCCTTTAGATTTTGCGAGTTTGATATTATGTATAATGAAGGAATTTCTCTTTCCGGAGATTTACTCGATACCTCCGTGGTTTATAAAGTAATAAATAAAAGCGGGAATTCCTACAACTATGGCGAAACAAAACTCGGCGTCGGCCGAGAAACGGCGAAAAGATTTCTAAAAGAAAATCCAAAATTAATGGCCGAAATACGAAAAAAGGTTATAAGTGCGTCAGAAGCCGCCGCGGAAAACGACGAAAATGGCCCCGTCGCTGAATAA
- a CDS encoding helix-turn-helix domain-containing protein — translation MYKFSVTQIKNKTVGEILSEARREQNLSLEEVADVTRLRLTHLTALEAGDYENLPGGVYSEKILENYANFLNLDLTGLKKIFEKENLTSKRIKKAAFLQKISSKNFIVTPRLIEISVAAVFVILLLTYLGFEINNIFSPPNLSLLSPENNLTTEAPTITVSGYTEKEVNVKINDQAIQTDAAGNFNETISLKTGLNIIKVSAAKKRSRENIIYRQVILK, via the coding sequence ATGTATAAATTTTCCGTTACTCAAATAAAAAATAAAACTGTTGGCGAAATTCTTTCTGAAGCCCGCCGGGAACAAAATCTTTCTCTCGAGGAGGTGGCAGATGTTACCCGCTTAAGACTAACCCACCTTACCGCCCTCGAGGCTGGAGATTATGAAAATCTGCCCGGCGGAGTTTATTCTGAAAAAATTTTGGAAAATTACGCCAATTTTTTGAATTTGGATCTTACCGGGCTAAAAAAAATTTTTGAAAAAGAAAATTTAACTAGTAAGCGAATAAAAAAAGCCGCTTTTCTTCAAAAAATTTCTTCAAAAAATTTTATTGTCACCCCTCGTTTAATTGAAATTTCCGTCGCCGCTGTTTTTGTCATTTTGCTTCTTACCTACCTTGGTTTTGAAATAAACAATATTTTTTCTCCACCAAATCTTTCTTTGCTTAGTCCGGAAAATAACTTAACCACCGAAGCTCCCACTATTACGGTATCGGGCTATACGGAAAAAGAAGTAAATGTTAAAATAAATGACCAGGCCATCCAAACCGACGCCGCGGGCAATTTCAACGAAACAATTAGTCTTAAAACTGGTTTAAATATTATTAAGGTTTCCGCGGCCAAAAAACGCAGTCGAGAAAATATAATTTATAGACAAGTTATTTTAAAATAA
- a CDS encoding DNA translocase FtsK 4TM domain-containing protein, whose amino-acid sequence MPKIKYTKEEKNEGRKNGRRNNGKINPDTKKGIVIIFLFALAGISILSLFNLAGAAGIRIESALSSFFGLGRFVIPIILLGLGYIILNGEKYELGISNYVGLFFLVLSIESLLHLGFSYDDPFSFAGLRSGGGYLGLILSYPLLISLGQVATILIIFAVFISSILLTFNTSLHTIAEKGNFWRKIYQKIKLLFLGMKFSGKPQEETAENIEPGQEPAEASVTAAPSFETKNLPAGAETQPTPEMIPLVVKTERKKIDLPIDLLDDQSEKPTSGDIKTQMNIIQKTLENFGIIVEMGDISVGPTVTQYTLKPADGVKLTKITSLHNDLSLALAAHPIRIEAPIPGKSLVGIEVPNQKVAAVNLKEILRAPEFKQRKTNLTVALGKDVSGKVWVSDLGKMPHLLVAGSTGSGKSVCLNTVIVSLLYQNSPDDLRLIMVDPKRVEFTVYNGIPHLLTPVITDTVKTVNALKWVIGEMDRRFELLSKHGKRDIGAFNRESGEKMPYLVLIIDELADLMAVAAAEVEAAIIRLAQMARAVGIHLILATQRPSVNIITGLIKANITTRIAFAVASNTDSRTILDTSGAEKLLGRGDMLYTCPDLGKPKRLQGALVRDHEIKKVIDYLKNQDEPEYLEEVTQKPAFGISVPGLDLGNDSDDELLSDAKEVIVQAGKASASLLQRRLKVGYARAARLLDLMEEQGIIGPADGAKPRDILIAGAVAAPKEIENDNLIEEEENSEENV is encoded by the coding sequence ATGCCTAAAATAAAATATACAAAAGAGGAAAAAAATGAGGGGCGGAAAAACGGCAGAAGAAATAATGGAAAAATTAATCCGGATACTAAAAAGGGTATCGTAATTATCTTTCTTTTTGCCTTGGCTGGCATCAGTATTCTTAGTCTTTTTAATTTAGCCGGCGCGGCGGGAATACGGATAGAAAGCGCCCTTTCTTCATTTTTCGGTTTAGGCCGCTTTGTTATCCCGATTATTCTTCTGGGGTTGGGCTATATTATTTTGAATGGAGAAAAATATGAACTCGGCATTTCAAATTATGTCGGTCTTTTCTTTTTGGTTCTCTCTATAGAAAGTCTTCTCCATCTTGGATTTTCTTATGATGATCCATTTTCTTTCGCCGGCCTCCGAAGCGGCGGCGGATATTTAGGGCTAATTCTTTCTTACCCCCTTTTAATTTCCTTGGGTCAGGTGGCAACCATTCTGATTATTTTTGCCGTTTTTATTTCTTCTATTCTCTTAACTTTCAATACCTCGCTCCACACAATCGCGGAAAAAGGAAATTTTTGGAGAAAAATTTATCAAAAAATCAAACTCTTGTTTTTGGGCATGAAGTTTAGCGGAAAACCGCAAGAAGAAACTGCGGAAAATATTGAACCAGGACAAGAACCGGCTGAGGCTTCAGTCACAGCCGCCCCTTCTTTTGAAACAAAAAATTTGCCCGCCGGAGCGGAGACACAACCTACTCCTGAAATGATTCCTCTTGTCGTTAAGACTGAACGGAAAAAAATCGACTTGCCCATTGATCTTTTAGATGACCAATCTGAAAAGCCGACAAGCGGTGATATTAAAACCCAGATGAACATTATCCAAAAAACTTTAGAAAATTTTGGTATTATTGTGGAAATGGGAGACATTTCGGTTGGACCGACGGTAACACAATATACTTTAAAACCGGCTGACGGCGTGAAGCTCACAAAAATCACAAGTCTTCATAATGATCTCTCCTTGGCTCTGGCCGCTCACCCTATTAGAATTGAGGCCCCAATTCCGGGGAAATCCCTTGTCGGAATTGAAGTCCCAAACCAAAAAGTTGCCGCCGTAAATTTAAAAGAAATTTTGCGGGCACCGGAATTTAAACAAAGAAAAACAAATCTCACGGTCGCGCTTGGAAAAGATGTTTCCGGAAAAGTGTGGGTTTCAGATTTGGGGAAAATGCCCCACTTACTAGTGGCCGGCTCAACCGGTTCGGGCAAAAGCGTCTGTTTAAACACTGTGATTGTGAGCTTACTTTATCAAAATAGCCCAGACGATTTGCGTTTAATTATGGTTGACCCAAAACGCGTTGAATTTACGGTTTACAACGGCATCCCCCATCTTTTAACGCCGGTTATTACAGATACAGTCAAAACCGTGAACGCCTTAAAATGGGTGATTGGAGAAATGGATCGCCGGTTTGAATTATTATCTAAACATGGGAAGCGCGACATCGGCGCTTTCAACCGTGAAAGCGGAGAAAAAATGCCATACCTTGTTTTGATTATTGATGAGTTGGCAGATTTGATGGCGGTGGCTGCGGCAGAAGTAGAAGCGGCGATTATCCGCTTGGCACAAATGGCCCGCGCCGTTGGCATTCATTTAATTTTGGCGACACAGCGACCATCAGTTAATATTATTACTGGTTTAATCAAAGCCAATATCACAACCCGCATCGCTTTTGCCGTGGCCTCAAACACTGATTCGCGAACAATTTTGGATACTTCTGGCGCGGAAAAACTTTTAGGCCGCGGCGATATGCTTTACACTTGTCCGGATCTCGGAAAGCCAAAACGGCTGCAGGGCGCGCTTGTTCGAGATCACGAAATTAAAAAAGTTATTGATTATCTAAAAAATCAGGATGAACCAGAATATCTTGAAGAAGTTACCCAAAAACCCGCTTTTGGCATTTCTGTTCCTGGTCTTGATTTGGGAAATGATTCTGATGATGAATTACTTTCTGATGCGAAAGAAGTTATTGTTCAGGCTGGAAAAGCTTCGGCCTCTCTTCTTCAACGACGACTGAAAGTTGGTTATGCCCGAGCCGCACGTCTGCTTGATCTTATGGAAGAACAAGGAATAATTGGGCCAGCAGATGGCGCTAAACCGCGCGATATCTTGATTGCCGGCGCAGTAGCCGCTCCCAAAGAAATTGAAAATGACAATCTTATAGAGGAGGAAGAAAACTCTGAAGAAAATGTATAA
- a CDS encoding glycosyltransferase → MKILVALPVYNEESILKENALKLYDFLKKNITDNWQIVIADNNSSDRTGEIGKNLEKNFVEIKYLHLPQKGKGWAIRTAWEREKADVYAFMDADLATNLSALPALIAAVSRENYDLAAGARFLPESKVKRSLIRKIVSRIYRIILYLTLKLKTKDAPCGFKAVNHIVIKNILPQIKNNEWFFDTEMIVLAEKQNYRVKEIPVIWTEHKKIGRKSRVNFIKVSLGYLKEIWRLKKSHAGN, encoded by the coding sequence ATGAAAATATTGGTAGCGCTCCCGGTTTATAATGAGGAATCAATTTTAAAGGAGAATGCTCTTAAGCTTTATGATTTTTTGAAAAAAAATATCACAGACAATTGGCAAATTGTCATCGCCGATAATAATTCCAGTGATCGCACCGGAGAGATTGGTAAAAATTTGGAAAAAAATTTTGTAGAAATAAAATATTTGCATCTCCCGCAAAAAGGAAAGGGATGGGCCATTCGCACGGCCTGGGAAAGGGAGAAGGCTGATGTTTATGCTTTTATGGATGCAGATTTGGCAACTAATCTTTCCGCCCTCCCCGCCCTCATCGCCGCGGTCAGCCGGGAAAATTATGACCTCGCTGCCGGTGCGCGTTTTCTCCCAGAATCTAAAGTAAAACGCTCCTTAATTAGAAAAATTGTTTCTAGAATTTATCGAATTATTTTATACCTTACACTAAAACTTAAAACAAAAGATGCTCCCTGCGGTTTTAAGGCCGTAAATCATATAGTTATTAAAAATATTCTTCCACAAATAAAAAATAATGAATGGTTTTTTGATACTGAAATGATTGTCCTTGCGGAAAAACAAAATTATCGCGTAAAAGAAATCCCCGTCATCTGGACCGAACACAAAAAAATCGGACGCAAGAGCCGAGTGAATTTTATAAAAGTTTCCCTTGGATATTTAAAAGAAATTTGGCGATTAAAAAAATCCCATGCCGGAAATTAA
- a CDS encoding SIS domain-containing protein — protein MIIPQQIKKLDKSNLLGSIELLGKQCEAAWREVKKMKIPVAYRGVENIVISGMGGSALGGHLIQSLFADKLKKPLEIVRGYKLPAYVGPTTLVILSSYSGNTEETLSCAAEAKKRKAKIVGIAAGGKLATFLRANKYPAYIFETTYNPSNQPRMGLGYSIFGQIGLLKKCGVLNVDNKEIEKTLNVLQNKENSTATFAAKLKNKAPILVASEFLSGNAHIMANQINENAKCFAAYFELPELNHHLMEGLKNPATNQKNLVFLLINSNLYLPRDQKRYKILKTVLAKNKINFIEYAPKSKTKILQSFEALVFGSYLSFHLAINYNLDPSPVPWVDFFKKQLG, from the coding sequence ATGATTATTCCTCAACAAATCAAAAAATTAGACAAATCAAATTTGCTCGGGTCAATCGAACTTTTAGGCAAGCAATGTGAGGCGGCTTGGCGAGAGGTTAAAAAAATGAAAATTCCAGTCGCCTATCGTGGCGTGGAAAATATTGTCATCTCGGGCATGGGCGGTTCAGCGCTTGGCGGTCACTTGATTCAATCTCTTTTCGCCGACAAATTGAAAAAGCCGCTGGAAATCGTCCGCGGCTACAAACTCCCGGCCTACGTTGGTCCAACAACTTTGGTCATCCTTTCAAGTTACTCCGGAAATACTGAAGAAACATTATCTTGCGCCGCTGAAGCAAAAAAAAGGAAAGCGAAAATTGTAGGTATTGCCGCCGGCGGAAAACTAGCTACTTTTTTACGCGCTAATAAATATCCTGCTTATATTTTTGAAACGACTTACAACCCCTCAAACCAACCTCGTATGGGCTTGGGATATTCAATCTTCGGACAGATTGGACTTCTTAAAAAATGTGGCGTTTTAAACGTTGATAATAAAGAGATCGAAAAAACTTTAAACGTTCTCCAAAATAAAGAAAACTCGACCGCAACTTTCGCGGCAAAATTGAAAAACAAAGCTCCGATTCTTGTCGCTTCAGAATTTCTCTCTGGCAATGCCCATATAATGGCAAATCAAATAAATGAAAATGCAAAATGTTTTGCCGCCTATTTCGAACTTCCTGAATTAAATCATCATTTAATGGAAGGATTAAAAAATCCGGCGACTAACCAGAAAAATCTTGTTTTTCTTCTTATAAATTCAAATCTTTATCTGCCGCGCGACCAAAAAAGATACAAAATATTAAAAACCGTACTCGCAAAAAATAAAATTAATTTTATTGAATACGCTCCAAAATCAAAAACTAAAATACTGCAATCTTTTGAAGCCTTGGTTTTTGGAAGTTATCTTAGTTTTCATCTCGCAATAAATTATAATTTAGATCCCTCCCCTGTTCCCTGGGTTGATTTCTTTAAAAAACAACTTGGCTAA
- a CDS encoding excinuclease ABC subunit UvrC: MSELKNKIKKFPKTPGAYLMKNAAGKIIYVGKATSLRDRVKSYFDRPHDVRIEKLVQEIADIDYKKTPTVIEALILEANLIKKYLPKYNVKEKDDRSFLYVAFTKEKFPRIFLLRGLELERMTPKEKKQISKLFGPYTSASSLRAALDILRRRIFPFRDCVVMPKLSCLHYHLKQCPAPCADLISSKDYRRLIRNLILFFEGKKEKIIKNLKKEMAAASRHEGFEIAARLRNQVFSLEHIQDVAVIKEESKFKNRESGINVFGRVEGYDISNISGTAATGSMVVFEDGKPNKNAYRRFKIKTVSGANDVAMIREVLSRRLRRIKNYESKIKEPKNHNSYFILHNSKIWPLPNLILVDGGWGQINAVREILDEHKLKIPVLGIAKGFDRKQDRLIANKDNPELVRVAELHKDILLRVRDEAHRFAIGYHRLLRRKKMFNK; encoded by the coding sequence ATGTCAGAATTAAAAAACAAAATAAAAAAATTCCCCAAAACCCCAGGCGCGTATTTAATGAAAAATGCCGCGGGGAAAATTATTTATGTCGGCAAGGCCACTTCTCTCCGCGATCGCGTCAAAAGTTATTTTGATCGGCCGCACGATGTTAGAATTGAAAAATTGGTTCAAGAAATAGCGGATATTGATTATAAAAAAACTCCCACTGTAATTGAAGCATTGATTTTGGAAGCCAATCTTATTAAAAAATATTTGCCAAAATATAATGTAAAGGAAAAAGACGACAGATCGTTTTTATACGTAGCTTTTACCAAAGAAAAATTTCCGAGAATATTTTTATTGCGCGGTTTGGAATTGGAGAGAATGACGCCCAAAGAAAAAAAACAAATCTCTAAACTTTTTGGTCCGTACACCAGCGCCTCTTCTCTTCGCGCCGCGTTAGATATCTTACGCCGCCGCATTTTCCCTTTCCGCGATTGCGTCGTTATGCCAAAACTGTCCTGTTTGCATTACCATTTAAAACAATGCCCGGCACCCTGCGCTGATCTTATTTCATCTAAAGATTATCGCCGCCTTATCCGCAATTTGATTTTATTTTTTGAAGGAAAAAAAGAAAAAATCATTAAAAATTTAAAAAAAGAAATGGCCGCCGCGAGCCGGCATGAAGGCTTTGAAATAGCTGCGCGACTTCGCAATCAAGTTTTTTCTTTGGAGCATATTCAGGACGTGGCCGTCATCAAAGAAGAATCAAAATTTAAAAACCGAGAATCTGGCATTAATGTTTTCGGCCGAGTTGAAGGTTATGATATTTCCAACATCAGCGGTACTGCGGCGACGGGAAGTATGGTTGTTTTTGAAGATGGCAAGCCAAACAAAAATGCATACCGCAGGTTCAAGATTAAGACGGTTAGTGGAGCAAATGATGTAGCGATGATAAGAGAAGTTTTGTCGCGCAGATTACGGAGAATCAAGAATTATGAATCAAAAATTAAGGAACCCAAAAACCATAATTCATACTTCATACTTCATAATTCAAAAATTTGGCCTTTGCCAAATTTAATTCTGGTTGACGGCGGCTGGGGACAAATTAATGCCGTCCGGGAAATTCTTGATGAACATAAATTAAAAATTCCTGTTCTTGGCATTGCCAAAGGTTTTGACCGAAAGCAAGACCGGCTGATTGCCAATAAAGACAACCCCGAGCTTGTCCGCGTCGCCGAACTGCACAAAGATATTTTGCTCCGAGTCCGCGACGAAGCCCACCGTTTTGCTATTGGCTATCACAGACTTCTGCGCCGAAAAAAAATGTTCAATAAATAA
- the uvrA gene encoding excinuclease ABC subunit UvrA, translating into MQDKIIIKGAREHNLKNVSLEIPRNKLTVFTGLSGSGKSSLAFDTIFAEGQRRYVESLSAYARQFLGQMDKPDVDEIEGLSPAISIDQKAHSANPRSTVATITEIYDYLRVLFARVGKPYCPVCGKEIKKMTVEEMVDLILKKTSEIHRENKPSAAKSSDCIAILAPVVRGRKGEYYQLLYNLYNDGFSEVRVNGKFRELRNKIVLARYKQHNIDLLVDKITLGWPLENNKGLRARLAEAMETALKHGEGVATVILDNGEEVVMSSKYSCPDDGFSFPEIEPRLFSFNSPYGACPICHGLGTESLFSEKPCPDCGGDRLRKESLHVFVGKKNIVEVTTMSIEEARSFFTALTGKEKTKLFVQKLNDTELEIAETVLKEITNRLEFMLNVGLGYLTLGRTAGTLSGGEAQRIRLASQVGSRLVGALYILDEPTIGLHPKDNEKLLATLANLRDIGNTVIVVEHDPETIWMADYLVDLGPGAGVHGGEIVAAGPMPDVLQDKKSLTAAYLRGDKVIKIPEKRRHVDEKNKYFSSGQIKIVGATENNLKNIDVRIPLKRFVCVTGVSGSGKSTLVNDILYKGLSNKLNHTNWQIGKHARIEGLDYLDKVIVIDQSPIGRTPRSNPVTYTGAWTHIRELFAAMPESRARGYQPGRFSFNVPGGRCENCEGAGLIKIEMHFLPAVYVTCPVCKGTRFDRETLAIKYKEKNIHDILQMTIEEAEGFFRNIPPVYDRLKILREVGLQYLTLGQAATTLSGGEAQRIKLGAELARRSTGRTIYILDEPTVGLHYADVEKLLEVLHRLVSLGNTVIVIEHNLDFIKTADWIIDLGPDGGDAGGQLIASGTPEELAKNPKSYTGQYLKKVLK; encoded by the coding sequence ATGCAAGATAAAATAATTATAAAAGGAGCTAGGGAACATAATTTAAAAAATGTTTCTCTGGAAATCCCAAGAAATAAATTAACGGTTTTTACCGGACTTTCTGGTTCGGGAAAATCTAGTCTGGCTTTTGATACCATTTTTGCCGAAGGCCAACGCCGTTATGTTGAGTCCCTCTCGGCTTACGCTCGACAATTTTTAGGACAAATGGATAAACCCGATGTTGATGAAATTGAAGGATTATCCCCGGCTATTTCCATTGACCAAAAAGCCCATAGCGCTAATCCCCGTTCCACGGTTGCCACCATCACGGAAATTTACGATTATCTTCGCGTGCTCTTTGCCCGCGTCGGCAAACCATATTGTCCGGTCTGCGGGAAAGAAATTAAAAAAATGACCGTTGAAGAAATGGTTGATTTGATTTTGAAAAAAACTTCAGAAATTCACAGGGAAAATAAACCTTCTGCGGCAAAATCAAGTGATTGCATTGCCATTCTCGCGCCAGTCGTCCGTGGAAGAAAGGGTGAATATTACCAATTACTATATAACTTATACAACGACGGATTTTCCGAAGTCCGCGTCAACGGAAAATTTAGAGAACTTAGAAACAAAATCGTCCTTGCCCGATACAAACAACATAATATTGATTTGCTCGTGGATAAAATTACTCTCGGTTGGCCATTAGAAAATAATAAAGGCCTACGCGCGCGCTTGGCCGAAGCTATGGAAACAGCTTTAAAACACGGCGAAGGCGTCGCGACGGTAATTTTGGATAATGGTGAAGAAGTAGTAATGTCATCAAAGTATTCTTGCCCGGACGATGGTTTTTCTTTTCCGGAAATTGAACCTCGTCTCTTCTCGTTTAATAGCCCTTATGGCGCTTGCCCCATTTGCCACGGCCTTGGCACTGAATCTTTGTTTTCTGAAAAACCTTGCCCCGATTGCGGCGGAGACAGGCTTAGAAAAGAAAGTTTGCATGTTTTTGTTGGCAAAAAAAATATTGTGGAAGTGACAACAATGTCTATTGAAGAGGCGCGTAGTTTTTTTACTGCTCTAACCGGTAAAGAAAAAACAAAATTATTTGTACAAAAATTAAATGACACTGAACTTGAAATCGCGGAAACCGTTTTAAAAGAAATTACGAACCGGCTGGAATTTATGTTAAATGTTGGTTTGGGATATTTAACGCTTGGCCGCACGGCCGGCACACTTTCCGGCGGTGAAGCCCAGCGTATCCGACTTGCCTCGCAAGTTGGTTCACGCTTAGTTGGCGCGCTTTATATTTTGGATGAACCAACAATTGGTTTACACCCAAAAGATAATGAAAAATTATTGGCGACGCTCGCGAACTTACGAGATATCGGCAATACGGTTATTGTCGTGGAACACGATCCGGAAACAATTTGGATGGCTGATTATTTGGTTGATCTCGGGCCCGGCGCCGGCGTGCACGGCGGAGAAATTGTCGCGGCCGGTCCCATGCCCGACGTCTTGCAAGATAAAAAATCTTTGACCGCGGCGTATTTACGCGGAGATAAAGTTATTAAAATTCCGGAGAAACGCCGCCATGTTGATGAAAAAAATAAATATTTTTCTTCAGGGCAGATAAAAATTGTCGGCGCCACGGAAAATAATTTAAAAAATATTGATGTCAGAATCCCGCTCAAGCGTTTTGTCTGTGTCACCGGCGTTTCCGGCTCGGGTAAAAGCACTTTGGTAAATGACATTCTTTACAAAGGACTTTCCAATAAACTTAATCACACCAACTGGCAGATTGGAAAACACGCTCGAATTGAAGGATTGGATTATTTGGATAAAGTTATCGTGATTGATCAATCTCCTATTGGCCGCACGCCGCGTTCTAACCCAGTAACTTATACTGGTGCATGGACGCACATTCGCGAACTTTTTGCCGCCATGCCAGAATCTCGCGCCCGTGGCTACCAGCCAGGGCGATTCAGTTTTAACGTGCCGGGGGGACGTTGCGAAAATTGCGAAGGCGCCGGATTGATTAAAATTGAAATGCATTTCCTGCCGGCGGTTTATGTCACTTGCCCAGTTTGCAAAGGAACTCGTTTTGACCGGGAAACATTAGCCATAAAATATAAAGAAAAAAATATTCATGACATCTTGCAAATGACCATAGAAGAAGCGGAAGGATTTTTTCGAAATATTCCTCCGGTTTATGATCGTCTGAAAATCTTACGCGAAGTTGGCTTACAATATCTGACCCTCGGACAAGCCGCAACGACTTTATCAGGCGGCGAAGCGCAAAGAATAAAACTTGGCGCGGAATTAGCTCGCCGTTCCACCGGCCGGACGATTTATATTCTGGATGAGCCGACTGTCGGTTTACACTACGCTGATGTGGAAAAATTATTGGAAGTTCTACATCGCTTGGTTAGTTTGGGAAATACCGTGATTGTCATTGAACATAATTTAGATTTTATTAAAACAGCTGACTGGATTATTGATCTTGGACCAGATGGGGGAGACGCGGGCGGACAATTGATCGCATCCGGCACGCCGGAAGAATTGGCAAAAAATCCAAAGTCATACACCGGACAATATTTGAAAAAAGTTTTGAAATAA